A part of Desulfofundulus salinus genomic DNA contains:
- a CDS encoding ASCH domain-containing protein: MILFKPEHVQPIIRGKKTQTRRTGKCRWRPGSIHQAKTDFKKGSKPFALLRIVSVRQERLGDISEEDAKREGYPSIEAYKEVFKRIYGWWDPNELVWVVDFEVVSV; the protein is encoded by the coding sequence ATGATTTTATTCAAACCGGAGCATGTTCAGCCAATCATACGGGGCAAAAAGACCCAGACCCGGCGCACCGGCAAATGCCGGTGGCGCCCCGGGTCTATACACCAGGCCAAAACCGATTTTAAGAAGGGTAGTAAACCTTTTGCCTTGCTCCGCATTGTTTCCGTGCGCCAGGAGCGCTTGGGGGATATTTCGGAGGAAGATGCCAAGCGGGAAGGTTATCCGTCTATCGAGGCTTACAAAGAGGTTTTTAAGCGGATATATGGATGGTGGGACCCGAACGAGCTGGTGTGGGTTGTAGACTTCGAGGTGGTATCGGTTTAA
- a CDS encoding ImmA/IrrE family metallo-endopeptidase: protein MDPHATVIMILKDLNPSFPLSLRVLADYIKEKITDRPIEFHPYPLPTEATALCYCRPSFQKIRILLNSNRPMESQRFGGFHELGHLALEHKIGILRIWGEDITGEEDPLERAQADQFAVEMMMPETHVFQVATRFAHPLRLINEMKKTFGASMEAVIRRIVELRIYHGGFFLYDPWKLYFAYYTHDFDYTSQKLKDIMIYEYRRLRPGDFVERELPDGTMEYCVKWRNGQVLLALVQGRGSLYESLAKSWSHWFGINFWEKRGKPDFA from the coding sequence ATGGACCCCCATGCTACAGTGATTATGATTCTCAAGGATCTTAACCCCTCCTTCCCCCTCTCACTCCGTGTTCTCGCAGATTATATCAAAGAAAAAATAACTGACCGCCCCATTGAGTTTCACCCCTACCCCCTCCCCACAGAAGCTACTGCCCTATGCTACTGCCGCCCTTCATTCCAAAAGATCCGCATCCTTCTAAATTCAAATCGTCCCATGGAAAGCCAGCGTTTTGGAGGCTTTCATGAGCTGGGTCACCTAGCTTTAGAACATAAAATCGGAATTTTGCGGATATGGGGGGAAGATATTACCGGTGAAGAGGACCCCCTGGAGAGGGCACAAGCAGATCAATTTGCCGTGGAAATGATGATGCCGGAAACACATGTATTCCAGGTGGCAACGCGATTTGCTCACCCCTTAAGGCTTATTAACGAAATGAAAAAAACGTTTGGTGCCAGCATGGAAGCTGTGATAAGAAGGATCGTTGAACTTCGAATCTATCATGGCGGTTTTTTCCTTTATGACCCCTGGAAATTATACTTTGCTTACTATACGCACGATTTTGATTATACCAGCCAGAAACTCAAAGATATTATGATTTATGAATACCGTCGCTTACGTCCAGGCGATTTTGTAGAGCGGGAGTTACCCGATGGGACAATGGAATATTGCGTAAAGTGGAGAAACGGTCAGGTTTTACTTGCTCTGGTACAGGGGCGGGGATCCTTGTATGAGAGCCTTGCAAAGTCCTGGTCGCATTGGTTCGGTATAAATTTCTGGGAGAAAAGAGGGAAACCAGATTTTGCGTAG
- a CDS encoding restriction endonuclease produces MQTVDVTLIFKYMWEIIKVIWPLIVILFLFSQLENLLRALSKRRTRKTNLPPVRITSNKPMSKKTYNDDDFPWHNPKAALKVIDRMSGREFEEFLEKLFQKLGYQTLLTPEMKDHGADLVIIDQQGRKFAIQAKKLQNYGRVGVNVLGEVTRGQRWYGCHGSIVITNQYFTDQMIEEAKEINVALWNRTNLGNLIRRAHKIS; encoded by the coding sequence TTGCAGACTGTTGACGTCACGTTAATTTTTAAATACATGTGGGAAATTATAAAAGTAATCTGGCCGCTAATTGTTATTCTTTTTCTCTTTAGCCAGTTAGAAAACTTATTAAGAGCACTAAGTAAAAGACGAACAAGGAAAACTAATCTTCCACCTGTCAGAATAACAAGCAATAAACCGATGAGTAAAAAAACTTACAATGATGACGACTTTCCCTGGCACAACCCGAAAGCTGCTCTTAAAGTTATTGACCGTATGTCTGGCCGTGAGTTTGAAGAGTTCCTGGAAAAGCTCTTTCAAAAACTGGGTTATCAGACTCTCCTGACCCCGGAGATGAAGGACCACGGGGCCGACCTTGTAATAATTGACCAACAAGGAAGAAAGTTCGCTATTCAAGCCAAGAAATTACAAAACTACGGGAGAGTTGGCGTTAACGTGCTCGGCGAAGTTACCCGAGGCCAACGGTGGTACGGGTGCCACGGGAGCATCGTTATTACGAACCAATATTTCACTGACCAGATGATCGAAGAAGCTAAGGAAATAAACGTAGCACTCTGGAACCGTACCAATTTAGGTAACCTCATCAGAAGGGCTCATAAAATAAGCTGA
- a CDS encoding DUF3786 domain-containing protein, which produces MGNQVNAFSEAVRNFASLASEPEAVVLRTGASFDSQRKIFLLSYLGQIYEIDLAGNVQRQGSPGAVPYNDRTLILQYLCSASGLPPRGHWLSFLELPDGAHHNAPFHTDALNPLAEAFGTRLEDFHRATRHLGGEPLNVGDAGAKIPALPKLPLAVTIWAGDEEFPPRANILFDAVAPTHLTTAALWVLGVELTHRLIAFIQPARQAVDWLGKSP; this is translated from the coding sequence ATGGGTAATCAGGTTAACGCCTTTAGTGAAGCAGTGCGGAACTTCGCATCCCTGGCCAGCGAACCGGAAGCCGTGGTTTTACGCACCGGTGCCTCCTTTGATAGCCAAAGAAAAATTTTCTTATTATCCTATTTGGGACAGATTTACGAAATTGATCTCGCCGGCAATGTGCAAAGGCAGGGCTCCCCCGGAGCAGTACCCTACAACGACCGCACCCTGATTCTACAATACCTGTGCTCGGCCAGCGGTTTGCCGCCCCGGGGGCACTGGTTGTCCTTCCTGGAATTACCCGATGGCGCCCACCACAATGCGCCCTTCCACACCGACGCCCTTAACCCCCTGGCGGAAGCCTTTGGCACCAGGCTGGAGGATTTTCACCGGGCCACCAGGCATCTGGGAGGCGAACCCCTGAATGTGGGAGATGCGGGTGCTAAAATCCCGGCCCTGCCCAAACTGCCTCTGGCCGTCACCATCTGGGCCGGCGACGAGGAATTCCCGCCCCGGGCCAACATTCTTTTTGACGCCGTAGCCCCCACCCATTTAACCACCGCCGCCCTCTGGGTACTGGGTGTAGAACTGACCCACAGGCTTATAGCCTTCATCCAACCGGCACGGCAGGCCGTGGATTGGCTCGGGAAAAGCCCTTGA
- a CDS encoding recombinase family protein, whose product MARTSRKTVSMPEPAIVCGGYVRSSRVERDEEKVSPEMQEKEFTRYAERKGWILPPEYIRHDLNKSAFRIHYSKRKGLMELLELARQGKIKKLLVYKFSRFGRKYFQELVDKFEEAGCDVVSVREDIDTSTPAGRMFRNMIGVINQFYSEDTSEWITDSQEANIAKGKFNGGRDFYGARWNPEKKVFENDPVAARVVLALFEKRAAGYGRELLVKMLHNSPEIFGFSSPVPSPAGGEWWDGTSVAYVLTNVKYIGLLQRSGLYYGGERIDGPVILDGVEYENWGDYLVRKHGLTPEEAQKQIQEARQRDYWAIPCPIVPVPLWNQVQRAIMADKARHSRVKSSPHLLSGLVFDARNGAPYQVKTQDQHHPPRYINKIRKLRGPAACDSKMLDGESVEKRIVTEVLTLAQDEDFWREIRAQYLTLAREAAPKLDRKRIEREIKKLEQALHQLEDDRYRKQIISAEQFARLNKQYLADLEELRGKLAALDNPGVDVLADIDTYQATIQNLAEAWAELDMVERRAALRAVIKKILVHEDHLTLDGKFFTREIYPVYSTDKVMFF is encoded by the coding sequence ATGGCCAGGACAAGCAGAAAAACCGTGTCCATGCCAGAACCGGCGATAGTCTGCGGCGGCTACGTCCGCAGCTCCCGGGTGGAACGGGATGAAGAGAAGGTCAGCCCGGAAATGCAGGAAAAAGAGTTTACCCGGTATGCAGAGCGCAAGGGGTGGATCCTCCCGCCGGAATATATCAGGCATGACCTGAATAAGTCAGCTTTCAGGATCCACTACAGCAAGCGAAAAGGGCTGATGGAACTTCTGGAGCTGGCCCGGCAGGGGAAGATCAAGAAACTGCTGGTCTACAAGTTTTCCCGGTTTGGGCGGAAGTATTTTCAGGAGCTGGTGGACAAGTTTGAAGAGGCCGGCTGTGACGTGGTATCCGTCCGGGAGGACATAGATACTTCCACCCCGGCCGGCCGGATGTTCCGCAATATGATCGGGGTAATTAATCAATTTTACTCTGAAGATACAAGCGAGTGGATTACCGACAGCCAGGAAGCCAATATAGCCAAGGGGAAATTTAATGGTGGCCGGGATTTTTACGGAGCCAGGTGGAACCCGGAAAAGAAGGTCTTTGAGAATGACCCCGTGGCCGCCCGGGTGGTGTTAGCCCTTTTTGAGAAACGGGCCGCCGGATACGGGCGGGAACTGCTGGTCAAGATGCTGCACAACTCCCCCGAGATCTTTGGCTTTTCCAGTCCGGTGCCCTCCCCTGCCGGCGGCGAGTGGTGGGACGGTACGTCCGTGGCCTATGTGCTTACTAACGTTAAATATATAGGCCTCTTGCAGCGTAGCGGGTTATATTACGGGGGTGAGCGGATAGACGGGCCTGTGATCCTGGATGGGGTGGAATACGAGAACTGGGGTGATTACCTGGTCCGCAAGCATGGGTTGACCCCGGAGGAAGCCCAAAAGCAAATACAGGAGGCCCGGCAAAGGGATTACTGGGCCATCCCCTGTCCTATTGTGCCGGTGCCCTTATGGAATCAGGTGCAGAGGGCAATAATGGCGGACAAGGCCCGGCACAGCCGGGTAAAGAGCAGTCCCCACCTGCTTTCCGGGCTGGTGTTCGATGCCCGGAACGGGGCACCCTACCAGGTCAAAACCCAGGACCAGCATCATCCCCCCCGATACATAAACAAGATCCGCAAGCTGCGCGGCCCGGCGGCCTGTGATTCAAAGATGCTGGATGGGGAGAGTGTAGAAAAGCGGATTGTTACGGAGGTGCTCACCCTGGCCCAGGATGAGGACTTCTGGCGGGAGATCCGGGCCCAGTACCTGACCCTGGCCCGGGAGGCCGCGCCAAAGCTGGACCGTAAACGGATCGAAAGGGAAATAAAAAAGCTGGAGCAGGCATTGCACCAGCTTGAGGATGACCGGTACCGGAAACAGATCATCAGTGCAGAACAGTTTGCCCGACTGAACAAGCAGTACCTGGCAGATTTAGAGGAACTGAGGGGAAAGCTGGCCGCCCTGGATAATCCGGGGGTGGATGTCCTGGCCGACATTGACACCTACCAGGCTACCATACAGAACCTGGCGGAGGCCTGGGCCGAGCTGGACATGGTGGAACGCCGGGCGGCCCTGCGGGCGGTAATAAAAAAGATCCTCGTGCATGAGGACCACCTAACCCTGGACGGTAAGTTTTTCACCCGGGAGATCTACCCGGTATACTCCACCGATAAGGTAATGTTTTTCTAA
- a CDS encoding helix-turn-helix transcriptional regulator, which yields MKQDKSRGWLVKYRGNFTHQQVANMAGISRSYYTEIESGLKNPSVTTAKKIAMVLGFDWTLFFKDDGCETHQNTNSKLCATGTEGGLNYNMPPERKRKICPVLQAYMIANTV from the coding sequence TTGAAGCAGGATAAATCAAGAGGCTGGCTGGTAAAATATCGTGGAAATTTTACGCATCAACAAGTTGCTAATATGGCGGGCATAAGCCGTTCGTACTATACAGAAATTGAGTCGGGGTTAAAAAACCCAAGTGTTACTACAGCAAAAAAAATAGCTATGGTGCTTGGTTTTGATTGGACCCTTTTTTTTAAAGATGATGGTTGCGAAACGCATCAAAACACCAACTCTAAACTGTGTGCTACCGGGACTGAGGGGGGGCTAAATTATAACATGCCCCCCGAGCGCAAAAGAAAGATATGTCCAGTCCTACAGGCATACATGATCGCAAACACTGTATAG
- a CDS encoding helix-turn-helix domain-containing protein, translating into MTVAKRDPASHIILLRNATVNSFLMRIATNILNVADGDYNIKQEVMKMIGERLTFLRKKKGLTQEELAKIFNMSRSTYAQYEVNRRKPDYNTLKMFADYYQVSIDWLLGLSDDPTPPTLPTRKSPAGDADKEALLLFGRISRLSKAGKEQILKALEWIEEIEAQERKIKSKEPEN; encoded by the coding sequence GTGACTGTTGCGAAACGCGACCCTGCTTCCCATATTATACTGTTGCGTAACGCGACTGTCAATAGTTTTTTGATGAGAATCGCGACAAATATTTTAAATGTCGCGGATGGCGACTATAATATAAAGCAGGAAGTGATGAAGATGATTGGGGAAAGGCTTACCTTTTTACGAAAGAAAAAAGGACTAACGCAAGAAGAATTAGCAAAAATCTTTAATATGTCTAGAAGTACCTACGCTCAATATGAAGTAAATAGGCGCAAGCCTGACTATAATACTCTTAAAATGTTTGCCGATTATTACCAGGTTTCGATCGATTGGCTTCTTGGCCTTTCTGATGATCCCACTCCTCCTACCTTGCCTACACGAAAATCCCCTGCTGGAGATGCCGACAAAGAAGCCCTGCTCCTTTTTGGCCGTATAAGCCGCCTGAGCAAAGCGGGCAAAGAACAAATCCTGAAGGCCCTCGAATGGATTGAGGAAATAGAGGCCCAGGAAAGAAAAATAAAAAGTAAGGAGCCAGAAAATTAG
- a CDS encoding DUF4258 domain-containing protein translates to MRVVNTRHCERRIEQRGINRRGLREAILRAYRHASKNDVSKTIRLELSGAHEGIIAVCEVVPAKIRVITVYREGMRA, encoded by the coding sequence ATGCGTGTTGTCAATACCAGGCATTGCGAAAGGAGAATAGAGCAAAGGGGCATTAACCGACGCGGGCTTCGTGAGGCTATTTTAAGGGCCTATCGTCATGCCAGCAAAAACGATGTCAGCAAAACTATACGGCTGGAGCTTTCCGGTGCACATGAAGGGATAATTGCCGTGTGTGAGGTTGTTCCGGCGAAAATCAGGGTCATAACCGTCTACCGCGAGGGGATGCGAGCATGA
- a CDS encoding DNA cytosine methyltransferase, with protein sequence MKEFTVLHLFSGIGGAALGFQQAVSEYKGMVGRFRTLAGIDVDPEACQDFRTLTGAPAVEMDLFSRADYIAFHGHEPPADWREVSAEDLLAATGGEYPDVVFLSPPCKGFTGLLPEKVAMSEKYQALNRLVVRGLALTMQAFGEDPPSIIMLENVPRITSRGEWLLRQVKRLLRRYGYVFHEGFHCCGEIGGLAQRRKRYLLIARLEKKMTAFVYRPPSRRLKTIGEVLGKLPLPDDPSMGPMHRLPRLQWRTWVRLALIPPGGDWRDLEHLDFENLRLKHTPRTGAYQVAMWDEPCGTVIGSARVQGSNGVAAIADPRVPETWRTIAFRVVRWEEPGPCITGARFGSGALAVADPRLGCRPRSGSYKVQAWNEPAATVIGAGDIHAGAAAVADPRIPTDDERPNPPPVIIALDGTWHRPLTTLELAVLQGFPAVMPDGRPLTLVGKSDARWRERIGNAVPPPTARAIGEQILLALLVSSQGEWALGNTGVWVVGNNTERMSLFSNEGARS encoded by the coding sequence ATGAAAGAGTTTACGGTGTTGCATTTATTCTCGGGCATTGGAGGGGCAGCTTTAGGTTTCCAGCAGGCGGTATCGGAATATAAGGGCATGGTCGGCAGGTTTCGCACCCTGGCCGGTATCGACGTGGACCCGGAAGCCTGTCAGGATTTTCGGACCCTGACAGGAGCCCCGGCGGTGGAAATGGACCTGTTCTCACGGGCAGACTACATAGCTTTTCACGGTCACGAGCCGCCGGCAGATTGGCGGGAGGTTTCGGCGGAAGACCTGCTGGCAGCAACCGGGGGAGAATATCCTGACGTAGTTTTTCTCTCGCCCCCATGTAAAGGCTTTACCGGTCTACTTCCCGAGAAGGTCGCTATGTCAGAGAAATACCAGGCCTTGAACCGTTTGGTAGTACGGGGCTTGGCGCTGACCATGCAGGCCTTTGGAGAAGACCCGCCCTCAATCATCATGCTGGAAAATGTCCCCCGCATTACTTCCCGGGGGGAATGGCTTCTAAGACAAGTAAAACGCCTGTTACGTCGATATGGGTACGTGTTTCACGAGGGTTTTCACTGTTGCGGGGAAATTGGAGGGCTGGCGCAACGTAGAAAGAGGTACCTGCTGATAGCAAGGCTGGAAAAAAAGATGACTGCGTTTGTATATCGGCCACCTTCCCGAAGGCTTAAAACAATCGGGGAAGTGTTGGGAAAGTTGCCCCTTCCTGACGACCCTTCTATGGGTCCGATGCATCGACTACCAAGACTCCAGTGGCGAACGTGGGTAAGGTTGGCCCTTATTCCACCCGGGGGAGACTGGCGGGATCTGGAGCATCTGGACTTTGAAAATCTCAGGCTCAAACATACACCACGCACAGGTGCTTACCAGGTTGCCATGTGGGACGAGCCATGCGGAACTGTTATCGGGAGTGCCCGGGTGCAGGGAAGCAACGGGGTTGCGGCAATAGCGGACCCGCGTGTTCCGGAAACCTGGCGAACAATAGCATTCAGGGTGGTGAGGTGGGAAGAACCGGGGCCATGTATCACAGGTGCCAGGTTTGGGAGTGGGGCGTTAGCCGTGGCAGACCCCCGATTGGGGTGTCGCCCTCGAAGTGGCAGCTATAAGGTCCAAGCATGGAACGAGCCTGCCGCTACGGTAATCGGTGCCGGGGACATCCATGCAGGGGCGGCCGCCGTGGCGGACCCACGCATTCCTACAGACGACGAGCGCCCGAACCCGCCGCCGGTGATAATAGCCCTGGATGGCACCTGGCATCGGCCTCTTACTACCTTGGAGTTGGCGGTGCTCCAGGGGTTCCCGGCGGTTATGCCGGACGGCAGGCCGCTAACCTTGGTCGGGAAATCTGACGCACGCTGGCGGGAGCGAATAGGAAACGCCGTCCCCCCGCCGACGGCCCGGGCAATAGGGGAACAAATACTGTTGGCTTTGCTGGTAAGTTCCCAGGGTGAATGGGCTTTGGGGAACACAGGAGTATGGGTTGTTGGAAATAATACGGAAAGAATGAGCCTGTTCTCTAACGAGGGGGCCCGGTCATGA
- a CDS encoding transglycosylase domain-containing protein → MKKMLLLLLIVAGLLAGCTSLALPPELPTPSKVFDAQGRLIATLSPQKRIPVPLKDISPNMQQAIVAIEDARFYQHHGIDPVGLLRALYHNIRAGKIVEGGSTITQQLAKNMFLGPERTARRKIKELWLTIQLERRYSKQEILQMYLNQIYFGQGAYGIEMAARTYFDKSARELDLGESAMLAGIVRAPSLYNPATNLNGARERQSLVLQRMVELGMITPEEAREARQKPLHPQNRLAGQTRAAYFVAEIVKYLQEKFPDQPDLAYTGGLHIHTTLDLDVQEAAEKTFQENFAQQDPALEGALVAYDPRTGHVKAMIGGKDFSRSQFNRALARNQPGSAFKPFLYAAAIDRGYTAATTLECKPVSYEIPGQPPYQPRDFNGGYHNRPFTLKEALYTSDNVVAVELNNRLGPQTLVAYARRMGIESPLRPYLSLALGTSEVTPLEMVRAYGPLANGGVLARPFLITKILDQKGRVLEENSPQLQQVLDPKTAYIVTDMLKGVLQPGGTAAAAGALLDRPAAGKTGTTAHFRDAWFVGYTPQLVTAVYIGYDDKSRSVGATGGQLAAPLWAKFMAAALRDEPEDDFPVPEDIIFVDICADDGLRATPFSSRVIKAAFVKGTEPTLPSFWGSTTPWGLKLRDLLQQDVNFLPEELWKTLKDLDPGMEKKNH, encoded by the coding sequence ATGAAAAAAATGCTTTTGCTGCTCCTCATTGTAGCGGGCCTGCTTGCCGGATGTACGAGCCTGGCCCTACCGCCTGAATTACCCACCCCTTCGAAAGTATTTGATGCCCAGGGGCGACTGATTGCCACCCTTTCTCCCCAAAAGCGTATACCGGTACCCTTAAAAGACATCTCCCCCAACATGCAGCAGGCCATAGTGGCTATTGAAGATGCCCGCTTTTACCAGCACCACGGTATTGACCCGGTAGGCCTTTTGCGCGCACTATATCATAATATTCGGGCAGGGAAAATAGTGGAGGGGGGGAGCACCATCACCCAGCAACTGGCCAAAAACATGTTCCTGGGCCCTGAACGGACCGCCAGGCGCAAAATAAAGGAATTGTGGTTAACCATCCAGCTGGAAAGGCGTTATAGTAAACAGGAAATACTGCAGATGTATTTGAACCAGATTTATTTTGGCCAGGGGGCCTACGGCATTGAAATGGCCGCCCGAACCTATTTTGACAAGTCAGCCCGGGAACTGGATCTGGGTGAGAGCGCCATGCTGGCTGGAATTGTTCGGGCACCCAGCCTGTATAACCCGGCCACCAATTTGAACGGCGCCAGGGAAAGGCAATCACTGGTTCTCCAGCGCATGGTGGAACTGGGCATGATTACTCCTGAAGAGGCCAGGGAAGCCAGGCAGAAGCCCCTGCACCCCCAAAACCGGCTGGCCGGGCAAACCCGCGCCGCTTACTTTGTAGCTGAAATAGTGAAATACCTGCAGGAAAAATTCCCCGACCAACCGGACCTGGCTTATACGGGCGGGCTGCATATACACACCACACTGGATTTGGATGTACAAGAGGCGGCAGAAAAAACGTTCCAGGAGAACTTTGCGCAACAGGACCCGGCACTGGAAGGAGCCCTGGTGGCCTATGATCCCCGAACCGGTCATGTCAAAGCCATGATTGGAGGCAAAGACTTCAGCCGGTCCCAGTTTAACCGGGCCCTGGCCAGAAATCAGCCGGGCTCGGCCTTTAAACCTTTTCTTTATGCCGCCGCCATCGACCGGGGCTACACGGCAGCCACCACCCTGGAGTGCAAACCGGTGAGCTACGAAATACCGGGCCAACCACCTTACCAGCCGCGGGATTTTAACGGGGGCTATCATAACCGGCCCTTTACCCTTAAAGAGGCCCTCTACACATCGGATAATGTGGTGGCTGTGGAACTGAACAACCGCCTGGGGCCGCAGACCCTGGTCGCATACGCCCGGCGTATGGGGATTGAGAGCCCCCTGAGGCCTTACCTTTCTCTGGCCCTGGGCACCTCGGAGGTGACTCCGCTGGAAATGGTCCGGGCCTATGGCCCCCTGGCCAATGGAGGTGTACTGGCCAGACCTTTCCTGATCACCAAAATCCTGGACCAAAAGGGCAGGGTACTGGAAGAAAACAGCCCTCAACTACAACAGGTGCTTGACCCTAAGACAGCCTATATTGTTACCGACATGCTGAAAGGAGTGCTCCAACCGGGAGGCACGGCGGCAGCGGCCGGCGCCCTCCTGGACCGGCCGGCGGCGGGGAAAACCGGAACCACCGCCCATTTCCGGGATGCCTGGTTTGTCGGTTATACTCCGCAACTGGTAACCGCCGTGTATATCGGTTACGATGATAAGTCGAGATCGGTGGGGGCCACCGGAGGTCAGCTGGCCGCCCCGCTCTGGGCCAAGTTCATGGCCGCGGCTTTACGGGATGAACCTGAGGATGATTTCCCCGTACCCGAAGACATTATCTTTGTCGACATTTGCGCCGATGATGGACTGCGGGCCACCCCTTTCAGTTCCCGGGTGATTAAGGCAGCCTTTGTGAAAGGCACGGAACCAACCCTCCCCAGTTTCTGGGGCAGCACCACCCCCTGGGGTTTAAAACTGCGGGATCTGCTGCAACAGGACGTGAACTTTTTACCGGAAGAATTATGGAAAACCTTAAAGGATCTGGACCCTGGTATGGAGAAAAAGAATCATTGA